One stretch of Cohnella algarum DNA includes these proteins:
- a CDS encoding sensor histidine kinase, translating to MMAPMRRLSFGSIQTNMAAAFASLILLTVLLLGFIAYQLSTAAVRRSAEDYTAELVRQVNANIRTYVDNMRTISSLALNNRDVRSFVAGLDALPEDERRATEERISDFFRSILLSRNDIASIQIAGYDGSFVSDRREAKLNPYVSIPEQSWYKLARAAEGGIVVSSSHIQPIYRNEYRWVVSLSRELRRDDGTGVGILLVDLNFNVMNDMLSQIDLGQRGYVFIVSDDGNLVYHPQQQLVYSGLKTERIDDVLRRGGGSFETDEGSQSRIYTIQDSGFGWKIVGVSYVSELVGNKRQMDLSLLAWGGFCLLVAIALSVLLSRGLSRPIKRLQERMREVERGNLDIYVPPDGQREIGLLARTFNMMVAQIKELMSQVVREQEFKRRSELNALQAQINPHFLYNTLDSIVWMAEAKKSEEVVLMASALARLFRSSISKDRELVPVRTEIEHIANYLTIQKMRYKNKIDYRIDVDSAILDCLTIKVLLQPLVENAIYHGLKNKYGPGCIAISGERVADRIVFRIADDGVGMDEDMLAKLMRPDARKADGRGIGVANVRERIRLHFGPEFGLVYESEPEEGTTVTVTIPAVEPREEERCDKASGEPEGGREAAP from the coding sequence ATGATGGCGCCCATGAGGAGGCTTTCTTTCGGCAGCATTCAGACGAACATGGCGGCCGCGTTCGCGAGCCTGATTTTGCTGACGGTGCTGCTGCTCGGTTTTATCGCTTACCAGCTGTCGACGGCGGCCGTCCGGAGGTCCGCGGAAGATTACACGGCCGAGCTTGTCCGGCAGGTGAACGCGAACATCCGAACCTATGTCGACAACATGCGAACGATATCGTCCCTCGCGCTGAACAACCGCGACGTCCGCTCGTTCGTCGCGGGCTTGGACGCGCTGCCGGAGGACGAGCGCCGGGCGACGGAGGAGCGAATCTCGGACTTTTTTCGCTCGATCCTCCTTTCCCGAAACGACATCGCCTCGATCCAGATCGCGGGCTATGACGGCTCGTTCGTCTCCGACCGGCGGGAAGCGAAGCTTAACCCATACGTCAGCATACCGGAGCAATCGTGGTACAAGCTGGCCCGTGCCGCGGAAGGCGGCATCGTCGTTTCTTCGTCGCACATTCAGCCTATTTACAGGAACGAGTATCGCTGGGTCGTGTCGCTCAGCCGCGAATTGCGCCGGGACGATGGAACCGGGGTGGGCATCCTGCTCGTCGATCTCAACTTCAACGTGATGAACGACATGCTGTCGCAAATCGATTTGGGACAACGCGGCTACGTATTTATCGTCAGCGATGACGGCAATCTCGTCTACCACCCGCAGCAGCAGCTCGTGTACAGCGGCTTGAAGACGGAGCGCATCGACGACGTTCTTCGCCGGGGCGGCGGCAGCTTCGAGACGGACGAAGGAAGCCAAAGCCGGATTTATACGATCCAGGACAGCGGCTTCGGCTGGAAAATCGTCGGCGTCTCGTACGTGAGCGAGCTTGTCGGCAACAAGCGCCAGATGGACCTCTCGCTTCTGGCGTGGGGCGGGTTTTGCCTGCTCGTCGCGATCGCGCTGTCCGTGCTGCTCTCCCGCGGGCTTTCCCGTCCGATCAAGCGGCTGCAGGAACGAATGCGCGAGGTCGAGCGCGGCAATCTGGACATATACGTGCCGCCGGACGGACAGCGGGAAATCGGGCTGCTTGCGCGCACGTTCAATATGATGGTGGCCCAAATCAAGGAGCTGATGAGTCAGGTGGTGCGGGAGCAGGAGTTCAAGCGCCGAAGCGAGCTGAACGCGCTGCAGGCGCAGATCAATCCGCATTTTCTGTACAACACGCTCGATTCGATCGTCTGGATGGCCGAAGCGAAAAAATCGGAGGAAGTCGTGCTTATGGCGTCCGCGTTGGCCCGCTTGTTCCGCAGCTCGATCAGCAAAGACCGGGAGCTTGTTCCCGTGCGAACGGAAATCGAACATATCGCGAACTATTTGACGATTCAGAAGATGCGCTACAAAAATAAAATCGATTACCGCATCGACGTCGATTCGGCCATTCTCGACTGTTTGACGATCAAGGTGCTGCTGCAGCCGCTCGTCGAAAACGCGATTTACCACGGGCTGAAAAACAAATACGGTCCCGGATGCATCGCGATCTCCGGCGAACGCGTTGCAGACCGCATCGTCTTTCGGATCGCGGACGACGGCGTCGGCATGGACGAGGACATGCTGGCGAAGCTGATGCGCCCGGACGCCCGGAAAGCCGACGGCCGAGGGATCGGCGTCGCGAACGTGCGCGAGCGGATCCGGCTTCACTTCGGTCCCGAGTTCGGACTGGTTTACGAGAGCGAGCCCGAGGAAGGGACGACGGTAACGGTGACGATTCCCGCCGTGGAGCCGCGCGAGGAAGAACGGTGCGACAAGGCCTCCGGCGAGCCGGAGGGGGGAAGGGAGGCCGCGCCATGA
- a CDS encoding substrate-binding domain-containing protein, whose amino-acid sequence MTTGVRGWGRLLTLLLALAAAGGAVYCATGRLADMGGGSDRPRIVVIIKESKSMEFWQVFESGAEAAAKEFEADIAVIGPGKETDVDAQIAMAEKAAAERPDAIVLAAADYNRLAPAAETIGKLGIPLIMADSAVNSDRPKSFIATDNVAAGEKVGRLMAEQLSATGGKVAVMSFVQGSASQIDRERGVRNALEKAPGVEVVGTFYSDGIERKAYETTLELLKEHPDLKGIVGLNEASSVGPGKALRDAGAAGRVKLVGFDSSVEEVKLLEEGVMQGTIVQRPFNMGYLGVKTAVQAIRGEKVPKTIDTGSVIITKANMYEDENQKLLFPFVGE is encoded by the coding sequence ATGACGACCGGAGTCCGGGGATGGGGGCGGCTGCTGACGCTGCTGCTCGCGCTTGCGGCGGCCGGCGGGGCGGTTTATTGCGCGACCGGCCGGCTCGCGGATATGGGAGGCGGGAGCGACAGGCCCCGCATCGTCGTCATTATCAAGGAATCGAAATCGATGGAGTTTTGGCAGGTGTTCGAAAGCGGGGCGGAAGCCGCGGCCAAGGAATTCGAAGCGGATATCGCGGTGATCGGGCCCGGCAAGGAAACCGACGTCGACGCGCAAATCGCGATGGCGGAGAAGGCGGCGGCCGAAAGGCCAGACGCGATCGTTCTCGCGGCGGCGGACTACAACCGTCTCGCGCCGGCCGCCGAAACGATCGGCAAGCTCGGCATCCCGCTGATCATGGCCGATTCGGCGGTGAACAGCGATCGCCCGAAAAGCTTTATCGCGACGGACAACGTGGCGGCGGGCGAAAAGGTCGGCCGATTGATGGCGGAGCAGCTGTCGGCCACCGGAGGAAAAGTCGCCGTCATGAGCTTCGTTCAAGGATCGGCGTCGCAAATCGACCGGGAGCGGGGCGTGCGCAACGCGCTGGAGAAGGCGCCGGGCGTCGAGGTAGTCGGCACGTTTTACAGCGACGGCATCGAACGGAAAGCCTACGAGACGACGCTCGAGCTGCTGAAGGAGCACCCCGATCTGAAGGGCATCGTCGGTCTGAACGAGGCGTCGTCCGTCGGCCCGGGAAAGGCGCTTCGCGACGCCGGCGCGGCCGGGCGGGTCAAGCTGGTCGGCTTCGACAGCTCGGTCGAGGAGGTCAAGCTGCTCGAAGAGGGCGTCATGCAGGGGACGATCGTGCAGCGGCCGTTCAATATGGGCTACCTGGGCGTCAAAACGGCGGTTCAAGCGATCCGGGGCGAGAAGGTGCCGAAGACGATCGACACGGGTTCCGTGATCATTACGAAGGCGAACATGTACGAGGACGAAAATCAAAAGCTGCTCTTCCCGTTCGTGGGAGAGTAG
- a CDS encoding sugar ABC transporter ATP-binding protein — MSEIRVRMEDISKSFPGVKALDRCRFELRAGEVHALVGENGAGKSTMMKVLTGVYTKDSGSIRYMGREFEPVGTKAAQDAGIIMIHQELNLAQDLTVAQNIFIGREPRIAGLFLDEKRQERMARELLDRLRLNVDPRAPVSKLTVAKQQMVEIAKALSFDAKVLIMDEPTAALSDSEIEDLFAIVNRLRREGVGIVYISHRMDELKTIADRITVMRDGAYIDTVHAADVTSDRIISMMVGREFYYSKRSDIASGGGEVVLEAKGLSRGKTLKNVDFRLKKGEILGFAGLVGAGRTEVARAVFGADPVDSGDIYVRGKKVKLRSPYDAVRHGIGYLSEDRKRFGCIVDMDVKTNATIAALRSFCGPLGVMKDKAIAGSSERTVEKLRVKTPGIGQKMKLLSGGNQQKVVIGKWLTRDCDILIFDEPTRGIDVGAKSEIYKLLDELAAQGKSIIMISSELPEILRLSHRIVVMCEGRITGELSHDEASQEAIMRLATKHMA; from the coding sequence ATGAGCGAAATACGGGTCCGGATGGAGGACATCAGCAAATCGTTCCCCGGCGTCAAGGCGCTCGACCGGTGCCGGTTCGAGCTCCGGGCCGGCGAAGTGCACGCGCTCGTGGGCGAGAACGGCGCCGGCAAGTCGACGATGATGAAGGTTCTCACCGGGGTTTATACGAAAGATTCCGGATCGATCCGGTACATGGGGCGGGAGTTCGAGCCTGTCGGGACGAAAGCGGCGCAGGACGCGGGCATTATCATGATTCACCAGGAGCTCAACCTGGCGCAGGATTTGACCGTCGCGCAAAACATTTTCATCGGCCGGGAACCGCGGATCGCCGGATTGTTCCTCGACGAGAAGCGGCAGGAGCGGATGGCCCGGGAACTGCTGGACCGGCTGCGTCTGAACGTGGATCCGCGGGCGCCGGTGTCGAAGCTCACGGTCGCCAAGCAGCAGATGGTGGAAATCGCCAAGGCGCTCTCCTTCGACGCCAAGGTGCTGATCATGGACGAACCGACAGCCGCGCTGAGCGATTCGGAGATCGAGGACTTGTTCGCGATCGTCAACCGGCTTCGGCGGGAAGGCGTAGGGATCGTCTACATTTCCCACCGGATGGACGAACTGAAGACGATCGCGGACCGCATCACGGTGATGAGGGACGGCGCCTACATCGATACCGTTCACGCGGCGGACGTGACGAGCGACCGGATCATTTCGATGATGGTCGGCCGGGAGTTCTATTACAGCAAACGCTCCGACATCGCCTCCGGCGGCGGGGAGGTCGTCCTCGAGGCGAAGGGGCTCAGTCGGGGGAAGACGCTGAAAAACGTCGATTTCCGGCTGAAAAAAGGCGAAATTCTCGGTTTTGCCGGCCTGGTCGGGGCGGGGAGGACCGAAGTGGCGAGAGCGGTGTTCGGAGCGGACCCCGTGGATTCGGGGGACATTTACGTCCGCGGCAAAAAGGTCAAGCTCAGAAGCCCGTACGACGCGGTGCGCCACGGCATCGGCTATTTGTCCGAAGACCGCAAGCGGTTCGGCTGCATCGTCGACATGGACGTCAAGACGAACGCGACGATCGCCGCTCTCCGCTCGTTTTGCGGGCCGCTCGGCGTCATGAAGGACAAAGCGATCGCCGGATCGTCCGAAAGAACCGTCGAGAAGCTTCGGGTGAAAACGCCCGGAATCGGGCAGAAAATGAAGCTTCTGTCCGGCGGCAACCAGCAAAAAGTCGTCATCGGCAAATGGCTGACCCGCGACTGCGACATCCTCATTTTCGACGAGCCGACGCGAGGCATCGACGTCGGGGCCAAAAGCGAAATTTACAAGCTGCTCGACGAGCTTGCGGCGCAGGGTAAATCGATCATTATGATTTCTTCGGAGCTGCCGGAAATATTGCGGCTGAGTCACCGGATCGTCGTCATGTGCGAAGGGCGCATTACGGGCGAGCTCTCGCACGACGAAGCGTCCCAGGAAGCCATCATGCGTCTTGCCACGAAGCATATGGCGTAG
- a CDS encoding ABC transporter permease, giving the protein MNPSVATTKASSRFRIPPGALQQLLAFASLIVLVVVFSLSSGNFLQFSNIVGILMSTAVIGVLALGSTFVIITGGIDLSVGTVMTLSAVMTGVFITFWGMPVAVGVVGGVLTGALCGFLSGVFVSKLKIPPFIATLAMMMVAKGLALVISGAKPIYFTDPHATNFSRISLGSLLGIPFAVLVFFGAAIVGGLVLSKTIVGRYNFALGSNEEATRLSGVNVNFWKIVIYTITGTFTGLAGVLIASRLNSANPALGQGYELEAIAAVVIGGTSLSGGKGTIVGTVIGALIMSVLTNGLRILSVPQEWQTVVVGLVILLAVYTDILRRRKSA; this is encoded by the coding sequence ATGAATCCGTCCGTCGCAACGACCAAGGCGTCATCCCGCTTCCGCATTCCGCCGGGAGCGCTGCAGCAATTGCTGGCCTTTGCCAGCCTGATCGTTCTCGTTGTCGTGTTTTCGCTTTCCTCGGGCAATTTCCTGCAGTTTTCCAACATCGTCGGCATTTTGATGTCGACGGCGGTCATCGGCGTTTTGGCGCTCGGGTCCACGTTCGTCATCATTACCGGCGGCATCGACCTTTCGGTCGGCACCGTCATGACGCTAAGCGCCGTCATGACCGGGGTGTTCATCACATTTTGGGGAATGCCGGTGGCAGTCGGCGTCGTCGGGGGCGTTTTGACCGGCGCGCTGTGCGGCTTTCTGTCCGGCGTCTTCGTCTCGAAGCTGAAAATTCCCCCGTTCATCGCGACGCTGGCGATGATGATGGTCGCCAAGGGACTTGCGCTTGTCATTTCCGGCGCCAAGCCGATTTATTTTACGGATCCGCACGCGACGAATTTCTCGCGAATTTCGCTCGGCAGCTTGCTCGGCATTCCATTCGCCGTGCTCGTCTTTTTCGGGGCGGCGATCGTCGGCGGTCTCGTGTTGTCCAAGACGATCGTCGGGAGGTACAATTTCGCGCTCGGCAGCAACGAGGAAGCGACCCGGCTTTCCGGCGTCAACGTCAACTTCTGGAAAATCGTCATTTATACGATCACCGGGACGTTTACGGGTCTCGCCGGCGTTCTCATCGCCTCGCGCCTGAACTCGGCGAATCCGGCTCTTGGCCAGGGCTACGAGCTGGAGGCGATCGCGGCCGTCGTCATCGGCGGCACCTCGCTCAGCGGGGGCAAGGGGACGATCGTCGGCACGGTGATCGGCGCCCTCATCATGAGCGTGCTCACCAACGGTCTCCGCATTTTGTCGGTGCCCCAGGAATGGCAGACGGTCGTCGTTGGCCTGGTCATTTTACTGGCGGTATATACGGACATTTTGCGCCGCCGGAAATCGGCGTAA
- a CDS encoding ABC transporter substrate-binding protein has protein sequence MRKTFGKFVAGASALALLGSLLAACGTNASQNASGGAGEAGGDGGKMYIPIVSKGFQHQFWQAVKQGAEKAAAELNVEITFEGPESESQVDKQIEMLQVALDKKPDAIGFAALDSKASAPLLEQAKANDIPVVAFDSGVESDIPVATAATDNIAAAGLAADKMAELIGGEGEIAMIVHDQTSRTGVDRRDGFKNRIEEKYPNIKIVDIQYGGGDHLKSTDLAKAIMQAHPNLKGFFGANEGSAIGVLNAVKEMNMQGKITIIGYDSGKQQIDAIKNGEMAGAITQNPIGIGYETVKAAVAAAKGETVEPNIDTGFFYYDKSNIDDEEIKAVLYE, from the coding sequence ATGAGAAAAACATTCGGGAAATTCGTTGCCGGCGCGTCGGCTCTGGCGCTGTTGGGGTCGCTGCTCGCCGCCTGCGGGACGAACGCTTCGCAGAACGCCTCCGGGGGCGCCGGGGAAGCCGGAGGAGACGGCGGCAAAATGTATATTCCGATCGTATCCAAAGGCTTCCAGCACCAGTTTTGGCAGGCGGTCAAGCAGGGGGCCGAGAAGGCGGCCGCGGAGCTGAACGTCGAAATCACGTTCGAAGGGCCGGAGTCCGAATCCCAGGTCGACAAGCAAATCGAAATGCTGCAGGTCGCGCTTGACAAAAAGCCGGACGCCATCGGCTTCGCGGCGCTTGACAGCAAAGCCTCGGCTCCGCTGCTGGAGCAGGCGAAGGCGAATGACATTCCGGTCGTCGCCTTCGATTCCGGCGTGGAAAGCGACATCCCGGTCGCGACCGCGGCGACCGACAATATCGCCGCCGCGGGACTTGCCGCGGACAAGATGGCCGAGCTGATCGGCGGCGAGGGCGAAATCGCGATGATCGTGCACGATCAGACGAGCCGTACCGGCGTCGACCGCCGCGACGGCTTCAAAAACCGGATCGAGGAGAAATACCCGAACATCAAAATCGTCGACATTCAGTACGGCGGCGGCGATCATCTGAAGTCGACGGACCTGGCGAAGGCGATCATGCAGGCGCATCCGAATCTGAAAGGCTTCTTCGGGGCGAACGAAGGCTCGGCCATCGGCGTCCTGAACGCCGTCAAGGAAATGAACATGCAAGGCAAAATCACGATTATCGGATACGATTCGGGCAAACAGCAGATCGACGCGATCAAAAACGGCGAAATGGCCGGCGCTATTACGCAAAATCCGATCGGCATCGGCTATGAAACAGTCAAGGCGGCCGTCGCGGCGGCAAAGGGCGAAACCGTCGAACCGAACATCGACACCGGATTTTTCTACTACGACAAATCGAACATCGACGACGAAGAGATCAAGGCCGTTTTGTACGAATAG
- a CDS encoding transaldolase family protein, protein MNVEFYIDTADLAQIREAMSWGVLDGVTTNPSIVAREKRGFEELIRDIGRATTGKVWCEAVGANADAMVEEARAFRQWADRVVVKLPMGAEGVKAASRLAKEGIETNMTLVYSVGQAVLAAKAGVQYVSPYLGRVDDVAWSGAELIGGIARTFSRLSLPTKVIAASVRGPQQVLDMLNIGVHAVTTSYPVWAAMMKHPMTDIGLEGFMRDWKEAGL, encoded by the coding sequence ATGAACGTGGAATTTTACATCGATACGGCGGATCTCGCGCAAATTCGGGAGGCGATGTCGTGGGGCGTGCTCGACGGGGTGACGACCAACCCGTCGATCGTCGCCCGGGAAAAGCGCGGCTTCGAGGAGCTGATTCGGGATATCGGGCGCGCGACGACCGGCAAGGTGTGGTGCGAAGCCGTCGGCGCGAATGCCGACGCCATGGTCGAGGAAGCGCGCGCCTTCCGGCAATGGGCCGACCGCGTCGTCGTCAAGCTGCCGATGGGCGCGGAGGGTGTCAAGGCGGCGAGCCGGCTGGCGAAAGAAGGCATCGAGACGAACATGACGCTCGTCTACTCGGTCGGCCAGGCGGTGCTGGCGGCCAAAGCAGGAGTTCAATACGTCAGTCCCTACCTCGGGCGTGTCGACGACGTCGCCTGGTCGGGAGCCGAGCTGATCGGCGGCATCGCGAGAACGTTCTCGCGCCTTAGCCTTCCGACGAAGGTGATCGCGGCCAGCGTCCGCGGGCCGCAGCAGGTGCTGGATATGCTGAATATCGGCGTCCACGCGGTGACGACGTCCTACCCCGTTTGGGCGGCCATGATGAAGCATCCGATGACCGATATCGGGCTGGAGGGCTTTATGCGGGACTGGAAGGAAGCCGGATTATAG
- a CDS encoding xylulokinase, with protein sequence MPRYIMAHDLGTSGHKCSVFDETGHAVAWASLAYPTYYGEGGEAEQHPDDWWDAVVRSTRLVLDRVRPSDIAAVGFSAHMMAVCPADRCGRPLGRALIHADTRSAPLAGEAFRLLDADRLYERTGNRLDSRYPLLKLMWLKRRRPDAYREAAYFLQPKDYLAGRMSGTFGVTDYSDASLTGLFDIHGCRWDDGIAEAFGIDRAKLPDIVPSATLVGGVTAEAAAETGLAPGTPVALGGGDGSCAALGAGAIAPGEAYVYIGTTAWVSRAAAAPAADEKKRIFTMCGPEAGLYYGIGTMQAAGAAHQWAARELGSRGAPQEDPYVRLEEEIGRLPWGSNGLVFHPYLQGERSPVWNEEARGLFFGLESGHTRFHMARAVMEGVGYGLRSIAEALRGTEPAACYAAIGGGMKSPAWREIVASALDAPIRVPAQTEAATSLGAAMAAGVAVGMFADYADARRRFARETAEIAPKADRGRVLEGYRLYVELYERLRDLYPRLRTLRGY encoded by the coding sequence ATGCCGCGCTATATTATGGCTCATGATTTGGGAACGTCCGGTCACAAATGCTCGGTGTTCGACGAGACCGGGCATGCGGTCGCGTGGGCTTCCTTGGCCTATCCGACTTATTACGGGGAGGGCGGCGAAGCCGAGCAGCATCCCGACGACTGGTGGGATGCCGTCGTCCGCTCGACGCGCCTCGTGCTGGATCGCGTCCGGCCATCCGACATCGCCGCGGTCGGCTTCAGCGCTCACATGATGGCCGTCTGTCCGGCGGACCGCTGCGGCCGCCCGCTCGGCCGGGCCCTCATTCACGCGGATACGCGCAGCGCTCCTCTTGCGGGCGAAGCGTTCCGGCTGCTTGACGCCGACCGTTTGTACGAGCGGACGGGCAACCGGCTCGACAGCCGCTATCCGCTGCTCAAGCTGATGTGGCTCAAGCGCCGCCGTCCCGACGCATATCGCGAGGCGGCGTACTTTTTGCAGCCGAAAGATTATCTTGCGGGGCGCATGTCCGGGACGTTCGGCGTCACCGATTATTCGGACGCCTCGCTGACCGGGCTTTTCGACATTCACGGCTGCCGCTGGGACGACGGGATCGCGGAGGCGTTCGGCATCGACCGGGCGAAACTGCCGGACATCGTGCCGTCGGCGACGCTCGTCGGCGGCGTAACGGCGGAAGCGGCGGCGGAAACCGGGCTCGCGCCGGGCACGCCGGTCGCGCTCGGAGGCGGCGACGGCTCGTGCGCCGCGCTCGGCGCCGGCGCGATCGCGCCGGGGGAAGCGTACGTCTATATCGGGACGACCGCCTGGGTGTCTCGCGCGGCCGCGGCGCCGGCAGCGGACGAAAAAAAACGGATTTTCACGATGTGCGGACCGGAGGCCGGGCTATACTACGGAATCGGGACGATGCAGGCGGCCGGGGCCGCCCATCAATGGGCGGCGCGGGAGCTCGGCTCGCGCGGGGCGCCGCAGGAGGACCCGTATGTACGGTTGGAGGAAGAAATCGGGCGGCTGCCATGGGGCTCGAACGGCCTCGTGTTCCATCCGTATTTGCAAGGCGAGCGGTCTCCGGTCTGGAACGAGGAGGCGCGAGGCCTGTTTTTCGGCCTGGAATCGGGTCACACCCGGTTCCATATGGCGCGGGCGGTGATGGAGGGGGTCGGATACGGGCTGCGCTCGATCGCCGAGGCGCTTCGGGGAACCGAACCCGCGGCCTGCTACGCGGCGATCGGCGGCGGCATGAAAAGCCCGGCGTGGCGGGAAATCGTCGCATCCGCCCTTGACGCGCCGATCCGGGTGCCGGCCCAAACGGAGGCGGCGACGTCGCTCGGCGCCGCGATGGCGGCCGGGGTGGCCGTCGGCATGTTCGCGGATTATGCGGACGCCCGGCGCCGGTTCGCGCGGGAGACGGCCGAAATCGCGCCGAAGGCCGACCGCGGGCGGGTGCTGGAAGGATACCGGCTTTACGTCGAGCTTTACGAAAGGCTGCGCGATTTGTACCCGCGTCTGCGGACGCTTCGCGGCTATTGA
- the rpsB gene encoding 30S ribosomal protein S2, with product MAVISMKQLLEAGVHFGHQTRRWNPKMAKFIFTERNGIYIIDLQKTVKKVDEAYNFVRQLAEQGGTMLFVGTKKQAQDSVKEEAERSGQFYINQRWLGGTLTNFSTIQKRTDRLHQLDKWEEDGTFERLPKKEVIILRKEKERLEKFLGGIKNMRKLPDALFIIDPRKERIAVAEARKLGIPIVGIVDTNCDPDEIDYIIPGNDDAIRAVKLLTSKMADAIVEAHQGEETTA from the coding sequence ATGGCAGTTATTTCCATGAAACAGCTTTTGGAAGCAGGGGTACACTTCGGACACCAAACCCGTCGCTGGAACCCGAAAATGGCGAAGTTCATCTTTACCGAACGGAACGGCATTTACATTATTGACCTGCAAAAAACGGTCAAAAAAGTCGACGAAGCTTACAATTTCGTACGCCAGCTCGCCGAGCAGGGCGGAACGATGCTGTTTGTCGGCACGAAGAAGCAAGCGCAAGATTCCGTTAAAGAAGAAGCGGAGCGCAGCGGTCAATTTTACATCAACCAACGCTGGCTGGGCGGCACCCTGACGAACTTCTCGACGATTCAAAAGCGGACCGACCGTCTGCACCAGTTGGATAAATGGGAAGAAGACGGCACGTTCGAACGCCTTCCGAAGAAGGAAGTCATCATTCTCCGCAAGGAAAAAGAGCGTCTCGAAAAGTTCCTCGGCGGCATCAAGAACATGCGCAAGCTGCCTGACGCGCTGTTCATCATCGATCCGCGCAAAGAACGCATCGCCGTGGCCGAAGCCCGCAAGCTCGGCATTCCGATCGTCGGCATCGTCGATACGAACTGCGATCCGGACGAGATCGATTACATCATCCCGGGCAACGACGACGCGATCCGCGCTGTGAAGCTGTTGACGTCCAAAATGGCCGACGCCATCGTCGAAGCGCATCAAGGCGAAGAGACGACGGCTTAA
- the tsf gene encoding translation elongation factor Ts: MAVNAADVKTLRERTGAGMLDCKKALEEAGGDLTKAAELLREKGLAAAAKKGDRVATEGRVESYIHGAGRIGVLVEVNCETDFVAMTDQFKEFVRDLAMHIAAANPKYVRREEVPQGDLDKEREILRNQALNEGKPEKIVDKMVEGRLNKYYEENVLLEQSFVKDPDKTVQTLLNEKIATIGEQISIRRFVRFELGEGMEKKQDNFVDEVMAQVKA; this comes from the coding sequence GTGGCAGTGAATGCAGCAGACGTAAAAACGCTCCGCGAAAGAACCGGAGCCGGCATGTTGGATTGCAAAAAAGCGTTGGAAGAAGCGGGCGGTGACCTGACCAAGGCGGCGGAGCTTCTGCGCGAAAAGGGTCTTGCGGCAGCCGCCAAAAAAGGCGACCGCGTCGCGACGGAAGGCCGCGTGGAGTCGTACATTCACGGCGCCGGCCGCATCGGCGTGCTCGTCGAGGTCAACTGCGAGACCGACTTCGTGGCGATGACCGACCAGTTCAAGGAATTCGTCCGCGACCTGGCGATGCACATCGCCGCGGCGAACCCGAAATACGTCCGCCGCGAAGAAGTGCCGCAAGGCGATCTGGACAAGGAGCGCGAAATTCTCCGCAACCAGGCGCTCAACGAAGGCAAGCCGGAGAAGATCGTCGACAAGATGGTCGAAGGCCGCCTGAACAAGTACTACGAAGAAAACGTGCTGCTTGAGCAATCGTTCGTCAAAGATCCGGACAAAACGGTTCAAACGCTGCTCAACGAAAAAATCGCGACGATCGGCGAGCAAATTTCGATCCGCCGTTTCGTCCGTTTCGAGCTGGGCGAAGGCATGGAAAAGAAACAAGACAACTTCGTCGATGAAGTTATGGCCCAAGTGAAAGCATAA